In Apium graveolens cultivar Ventura chromosome 10, ASM990537v1, whole genome shotgun sequence, the following are encoded in one genomic region:
- the LOC141690178 gene encoding protein ABSCISIC ACID-INSENSITIVE 5-like isoform X2: MQNNGGRFSLFKVKQHSSRPPSKAAAEIQFIASKNMSHQQDQNPGMDADQSENEVESALRSEEEEQIRLNNPPSFSRQSSIYSLTLNEFQNTLTGSGKNYGSMNMDEFLQSIWTAEENLAQAQNANTPVPASAPMTSVTTVNPQYQFGETSNERGNIARQVNLPRQGSLSVPAPLNQRTVEEVWSELSRTQQSSNSFTHDGSKQNDPTYGEMTLEDFLVKVGVVRDESAAPVQLAPPPYPSPPPPPPLPQLPQLQSPSQPQLQLSYGLYVNRNSRPASGFMVLGCGGAGSVNVPPFKTLSQIGGANVAAFLRGGRSSASACQPANGCGIESFKQTSPVSSDGIGMSKSGRKRLIDGPGERVVERRQKRMIKNRESAARSRAYTIELEAELNQLKDENAYLRQRLTPSFVCHEQEAELATISQQQNSEAAIAKAPATKKDKLGLLRRSFSSPF, translated from the exons ATGCAAAATAATGGAGGTCGGTTTAGCCTGTTCAAAGTGAAACAACATAGTTCTCGCCCTCCTAGTAAG GCTGCAGCTGAAATACAATTTATTGCAAGTAAAAATATGTCTCACCAGCAAGACCAAAATCCCGGAATGGATGCTGATCAGTCTGAAAATGAGGTCGAATCAGCATTGCGTAGTGAAGAGGAAGAACAGATCAGGTTAAATAACCCTCCGTCATTCAGCCGCCAGTCATCAATTTACTCCCTCACCTTAAATGAATTTCAGAACACTCTTACGGGTAGTGGAAAGAACTATGGATCCATGAATATGGATGAGTTCCTTCAAAGCATTTGGACTGCGGAAGAAAACTTAGCACAAGCTCAGAATGCCAACACACCCGTGCCTGCATCAGCACCCATGACAAGTGTGACCACCGTGAATCCACAATATCAGTTTGGCGAGACTTCAAATGAGAGGGGCAATATTGCAAGACAAGTGAACTTGCCAAGACAAGGATCATTGAGTGTTCCAGCACCTCTGAATCAAAGAACAGTGGAAGAAGTCTGGTCTGAGCTCAGTAGAACTCAGCAAAGCAGCAATAGTTTTACTCATGATGGTTCCAAGCAGAATGATCCCACATATGGAGAAATGACACTGGAGGATTTTCTAGTCAAGGTGGGAGTAGTCCGAGATGAAAGTGCAGCACCTGTGCAACTTGCTCCACCTCCCTATCCCTCTCCTCCCCCTCCTCCTCCTCTTCCTCAGCTGCCTCAGCTTCAGTCGCCATCTCAGCCTCAACTTCAGCTGTCTTATGGTTTATATGTAAACCGCAACAGTAGACCAGCATCTGGCTTTATGGTTTTGGGATGTGGTGGTGCTGGTAGTGTTAATGTTCCtccattcaaaacactatcacaAATTGGTGGTGCAAATGTAGCAGCTTTCCTGCGAGGTGGAAGGAGTAGCGCCAGCGCATGCCAACCTGCTAATGGATGTGGAATTGAAAGTTTTAAACAGACGAGTCCTGTTTCCTCTGATGGGATTGGTatgagcaagtcaggaaggaagCGGTTAATAGATGGCCCGGGAGAGAGGGTGGTTGAGAGGCGGCAAAAGAGGATGATAAAAAATAGGGAGTCGGCAGCAAGATCCAGG GCTTACACTATTGAACTGGAAGCAGAGCTGAATCAGTTAAAAGATGAGAATGCTTACCTCAGACAGAGATTG ACCCCCTCTTTCGTGTGCCATGAACAGGAGGCAGAGTTAGCCACCATATCTCAGCAACAG AACTCTGAAGCAGCAATAGCCAAAGCTCCGGCTACAAAAAAAGATAAACTTGGATTGTTGAGGAGGAGTTTTAGCTCTCCATTCTAA
- the LOC141692620 gene encoding germin-like protein subfamily 3 member 2, which translates to MKGGGRRKVMSPILALFSVFLSLHYQVIYSSDPDPVQDFCIPHTALNVTRTMRSDLIPCKNLVDVIPDDFIFSGIKHPGNFSDSGISAISVSPKTFPGLNTQGMSFVRSDLKVNGVNAPHFHPRATEITYVVQGRVYSGFVDSTNRVFARIIEKGEVMVFPRGLVHFQMNVGRSTATVFGSFNSQNPGMQKIPSIIFGSGINDKLLEKAFGLTSKQIGKIRKKFLPKNLS; encoded by the coding sequence ATGAAGGGAGGAGGAAGAAGAAAAGTTATGTCACCCATACTAGCCCTATTTTCAGTTTTTCTGTCCCTCCATTATCAAGTCATATACTCCTCTGATCCAGACCCTGTTCAGGATTTCTGCATACCACACACCGCATTAAATGTCACTCGAACAATGAGGTCTGATCTCATCCCATGCAAAAACCTGGTAGATGTTATCCCCGATGATTTCATCTTTTCAGGTATAAAACATCCTGGAAATTTCTCAGACTCTGGAATATCAGCAATATCCGTGAGTCCAAAAACTTTTCCAGGTCTCAACACCCAAGGTATGTCTTTTGTACGTTCCGATCTCAAAGTCAACGGTGTCAATGCTCCACATTTCCACCCCAGGGCAACTGAAATAACATACGTCGTTCAAGGCCGAGTTTACTCTGGTTTTGTGGATTCAACAAACCGAGTTTTTGCCAGAATTATTGAGAAAGGGGAGGTGATGGTATTTCCCAGGGGTTTAGTTCACTTTCAGATGAATGTTGGAAGGTCAACTGCAACAGTTTTTGGTAGCTTTAATAGCCAAAATCCAGGAATGCAGAAGATCCCCTCAATCATTTTCGGGTCAGGAATTAACGATAAACTCTTAGAAAAGGCTTTTGGATTGACTTCTAAGCAGATTGGAAAGATTAGGAAGAAATTCCTACCTAAAAACCTAAGTTAG
- the LOC141690178 gene encoding protein ABSCISIC ACID-INSENSITIVE 5-like isoform X1, with translation MQNNGGRFSLFKVKQHSSRPPSKAAAEIQFIASKNMSHQQDQNPGMDADQSENEVESALRSEEEEQIRLNNPPSFSRQSSIYSLTLNEFQNTLTGSGKNYGSMNMDEFLQSIWTAEENLAQAQNANTPVPASAPMTSVTTVNPQYQFGETSNERGNIARQVNLPRQGSLSVPAPLNQRTVEEVWSELSRTQQSSNSFTHDGSKQNDPTYGEMTLEDFLVKVGVVRDESAAPVQLAPPPYPSPPPPPPLPQLPQLQSPSQPQLQLSYGLYVNRNSRPASGFMVLGCGGAGSVNVPPFKTLSQIGGANVAAFLRGGRSSASACQPANGCGIESFKQTSPVSSDGIGMSKSGRKRLIDGPGERVVERRQKRMIKNRESAARSRARKLAYTIELEAELNQLKDENAYLRQRLTPSFVCHEQEAELATISQQQNSEAAIAKAPATKKDKLGLLRRSFSSPF, from the exons ATGCAAAATAATGGAGGTCGGTTTAGCCTGTTCAAAGTGAAACAACATAGTTCTCGCCCTCCTAGTAAG GCTGCAGCTGAAATACAATTTATTGCAAGTAAAAATATGTCTCACCAGCAAGACCAAAATCCCGGAATGGATGCTGATCAGTCTGAAAATGAGGTCGAATCAGCATTGCGTAGTGAAGAGGAAGAACAGATCAGGTTAAATAACCCTCCGTCATTCAGCCGCCAGTCATCAATTTACTCCCTCACCTTAAATGAATTTCAGAACACTCTTACGGGTAGTGGAAAGAACTATGGATCCATGAATATGGATGAGTTCCTTCAAAGCATTTGGACTGCGGAAGAAAACTTAGCACAAGCTCAGAATGCCAACACACCCGTGCCTGCATCAGCACCCATGACAAGTGTGACCACCGTGAATCCACAATATCAGTTTGGCGAGACTTCAAATGAGAGGGGCAATATTGCAAGACAAGTGAACTTGCCAAGACAAGGATCATTGAGTGTTCCAGCACCTCTGAATCAAAGAACAGTGGAAGAAGTCTGGTCTGAGCTCAGTAGAACTCAGCAAAGCAGCAATAGTTTTACTCATGATGGTTCCAAGCAGAATGATCCCACATATGGAGAAATGACACTGGAGGATTTTCTAGTCAAGGTGGGAGTAGTCCGAGATGAAAGTGCAGCACCTGTGCAACTTGCTCCACCTCCCTATCCCTCTCCTCCCCCTCCTCCTCCTCTTCCTCAGCTGCCTCAGCTTCAGTCGCCATCTCAGCCTCAACTTCAGCTGTCTTATGGTTTATATGTAAACCGCAACAGTAGACCAGCATCTGGCTTTATGGTTTTGGGATGTGGTGGTGCTGGTAGTGTTAATGTTCCtccattcaaaacactatcacaAATTGGTGGTGCAAATGTAGCAGCTTTCCTGCGAGGTGGAAGGAGTAGCGCCAGCGCATGCCAACCTGCTAATGGATGTGGAATTGAAAGTTTTAAACAGACGAGTCCTGTTTCCTCTGATGGGATTGGTatgagcaagtcaggaaggaagCGGTTAATAGATGGCCCGGGAGAGAGGGTGGTTGAGAGGCGGCAAAAGAGGATGATAAAAAATAGGGAGTCGGCAGCAAGATCCAGGGCAAGGAAACTT GCTTACACTATTGAACTGGAAGCAGAGCTGAATCAGTTAAAAGATGAGAATGCTTACCTCAGACAGAGATTG ACCCCCTCTTTCGTGTGCCATGAACAGGAGGCAGAGTTAGCCACCATATCTCAGCAACAG AACTCTGAAGCAGCAATAGCCAAAGCTCCGGCTACAAAAAAAGATAAACTTGGATTGTTGAGGAGGAGTTTTAGCTCTCCATTCTAA
- the LOC141690178 gene encoding protein ABSCISIC ACID-INSENSITIVE 5-like isoform X3, with translation MQNNGGRFSLFKVKQHSSRPPSKAAAEIQFIASKNMSHQQDQNPGMDADQSENEVESALRSEEEEQIRLNNPPSFSRQSSIYSLTLNEFQNTLTGSGKNYGSMNMDEFLQSIWTAEENLAQAQNANTPVPASAPMTSVTTVNPQYQFGETSNERGNIARQVNLPRQGSLSVPAPLNQRTVEEVWSELSRTQQSSNSFTHDGSKQNDPTYGEMTLEDFLVKVGVVRDESAAPVQLAPPPYPSPPPPPPLPQLPQLQSPSQPQLQLSYGLYVNRNSRPASGFMVLGCGGAGSVNVPPFKTLSQIGGANVAAFLRGGRSSASACQPANGCGIESFKQTSPVSSDGIGMSKSGRKRLIDGPGERVVERRQKRMIKNRESAARSRARKLAYTIELEAELNQLKDENAYLRQRLEAELATISQQQNSEAAIAKAPATKKDKLGLLRRSFSSPF, from the exons ATGCAAAATAATGGAGGTCGGTTTAGCCTGTTCAAAGTGAAACAACATAGTTCTCGCCCTCCTAGTAAG GCTGCAGCTGAAATACAATTTATTGCAAGTAAAAATATGTCTCACCAGCAAGACCAAAATCCCGGAATGGATGCTGATCAGTCTGAAAATGAGGTCGAATCAGCATTGCGTAGTGAAGAGGAAGAACAGATCAGGTTAAATAACCCTCCGTCATTCAGCCGCCAGTCATCAATTTACTCCCTCACCTTAAATGAATTTCAGAACACTCTTACGGGTAGTGGAAAGAACTATGGATCCATGAATATGGATGAGTTCCTTCAAAGCATTTGGACTGCGGAAGAAAACTTAGCACAAGCTCAGAATGCCAACACACCCGTGCCTGCATCAGCACCCATGACAAGTGTGACCACCGTGAATCCACAATATCAGTTTGGCGAGACTTCAAATGAGAGGGGCAATATTGCAAGACAAGTGAACTTGCCAAGACAAGGATCATTGAGTGTTCCAGCACCTCTGAATCAAAGAACAGTGGAAGAAGTCTGGTCTGAGCTCAGTAGAACTCAGCAAAGCAGCAATAGTTTTACTCATGATGGTTCCAAGCAGAATGATCCCACATATGGAGAAATGACACTGGAGGATTTTCTAGTCAAGGTGGGAGTAGTCCGAGATGAAAGTGCAGCACCTGTGCAACTTGCTCCACCTCCCTATCCCTCTCCTCCCCCTCCTCCTCCTCTTCCTCAGCTGCCTCAGCTTCAGTCGCCATCTCAGCCTCAACTTCAGCTGTCTTATGGTTTATATGTAAACCGCAACAGTAGACCAGCATCTGGCTTTATGGTTTTGGGATGTGGTGGTGCTGGTAGTGTTAATGTTCCtccattcaaaacactatcacaAATTGGTGGTGCAAATGTAGCAGCTTTCCTGCGAGGTGGAAGGAGTAGCGCCAGCGCATGCCAACCTGCTAATGGATGTGGAATTGAAAGTTTTAAACAGACGAGTCCTGTTTCCTCTGATGGGATTGGTatgagcaagtcaggaaggaagCGGTTAATAGATGGCCCGGGAGAGAGGGTGGTTGAGAGGCGGCAAAAGAGGATGATAAAAAATAGGGAGTCGGCAGCAAGATCCAGGGCAAGGAAACTT GCTTACACTATTGAACTGGAAGCAGAGCTGAATCAGTTAAAAGATGAGAATGCTTACCTCAGACAGAGATTG GAGGCAGAGTTAGCCACCATATCTCAGCAACAG AACTCTGAAGCAGCAATAGCCAAAGCTCCGGCTACAAAAAAAGATAAACTTGGATTGTTGAGGAGGAGTTTTAGCTCTCCATTCTAA
- the LOC141690178 gene encoding protein ABSCISIC ACID-INSENSITIVE 5-like isoform X4 — MQNNGGRFSLFKVKQHSSRPPSKAAAEIQFIASKNMSHQQDQNPGMDADQSENEVESALRSEEEEQIRLNNPPSFSRQSSIYSLTLNEFQNTLTGSGKNYGSMNMDEFLQSIWTAEENLAQAQNANTPVPASAPMTSVTTVNPQYQFGETSNERGNIARQVNLPRQGSLSVPAPLNQRTVEEVWSELSRTQQSSNSFTHDGSKQNDPTYGEMTLEDFLVKVGVVRDESAAPVQLAPPPYPSPPPPPPLPQLPQLQSPSQPQLQLSYGLYVNRNSRPASGFMVLGCGGAGSVNVPPFKTLSQIGGANVAAFLRGGRSSASACQPANGCGIESFKQTSPVSSDGIGMSKSGRKRLIDGPGERVVERRQKRMIKNRESAARSRAYTIELEAELNQLKDENAYLRQRLEAELATISQQQNSEAAIAKAPATKKDKLGLLRRSFSSPF, encoded by the exons ATGCAAAATAATGGAGGTCGGTTTAGCCTGTTCAAAGTGAAACAACATAGTTCTCGCCCTCCTAGTAAG GCTGCAGCTGAAATACAATTTATTGCAAGTAAAAATATGTCTCACCAGCAAGACCAAAATCCCGGAATGGATGCTGATCAGTCTGAAAATGAGGTCGAATCAGCATTGCGTAGTGAAGAGGAAGAACAGATCAGGTTAAATAACCCTCCGTCATTCAGCCGCCAGTCATCAATTTACTCCCTCACCTTAAATGAATTTCAGAACACTCTTACGGGTAGTGGAAAGAACTATGGATCCATGAATATGGATGAGTTCCTTCAAAGCATTTGGACTGCGGAAGAAAACTTAGCACAAGCTCAGAATGCCAACACACCCGTGCCTGCATCAGCACCCATGACAAGTGTGACCACCGTGAATCCACAATATCAGTTTGGCGAGACTTCAAATGAGAGGGGCAATATTGCAAGACAAGTGAACTTGCCAAGACAAGGATCATTGAGTGTTCCAGCACCTCTGAATCAAAGAACAGTGGAAGAAGTCTGGTCTGAGCTCAGTAGAACTCAGCAAAGCAGCAATAGTTTTACTCATGATGGTTCCAAGCAGAATGATCCCACATATGGAGAAATGACACTGGAGGATTTTCTAGTCAAGGTGGGAGTAGTCCGAGATGAAAGTGCAGCACCTGTGCAACTTGCTCCACCTCCCTATCCCTCTCCTCCCCCTCCTCCTCCTCTTCCTCAGCTGCCTCAGCTTCAGTCGCCATCTCAGCCTCAACTTCAGCTGTCTTATGGTTTATATGTAAACCGCAACAGTAGACCAGCATCTGGCTTTATGGTTTTGGGATGTGGTGGTGCTGGTAGTGTTAATGTTCCtccattcaaaacactatcacaAATTGGTGGTGCAAATGTAGCAGCTTTCCTGCGAGGTGGAAGGAGTAGCGCCAGCGCATGCCAACCTGCTAATGGATGTGGAATTGAAAGTTTTAAACAGACGAGTCCTGTTTCCTCTGATGGGATTGGTatgagcaagtcaggaaggaagCGGTTAATAGATGGCCCGGGAGAGAGGGTGGTTGAGAGGCGGCAAAAGAGGATGATAAAAAATAGGGAGTCGGCAGCAAGATCCAGG GCTTACACTATTGAACTGGAAGCAGAGCTGAATCAGTTAAAAGATGAGAATGCTTACCTCAGACAGAGATTG GAGGCAGAGTTAGCCACCATATCTCAGCAACAG AACTCTGAAGCAGCAATAGCCAAAGCTCCGGCTACAAAAAAAGATAAACTTGGATTGTTGAGGAGGAGTTTTAGCTCTCCATTCTAA